The proteins below are encoded in one region of Streptomyces ficellus:
- a CDS encoding NADP-dependent oxidoreductase produces the protein MRAISYSRYGGPEVLEFGDHPDPKVGPDKVLVKVRAAAVNPVDWKAQAGYLDTIFDTVFPVIPGWDVSGVVVQPGVSVPEYAVGDEVMGYVREDVLSHGTFAEYVAAPVRTLARKPRNLTFEEAAALPLAGLTAHQVLHRALRVRSGDTVLVHAASGAVGSMAVQIARHLGARVIGAAREHAQDRVRELGAEPVPYGDGFLHRVRELAPHGVDAAFDTVGGQVLKDSAHLLAPEGRLASIADGEVVGLGGHYYWVRPDTDDLTALAELVEQGALTVRVARTFPLDRAADAQRANQEGGLHGKVVVTVDWPDH, from the coding sequence ATGAGGGCGATCAGCTACAGCCGCTACGGCGGCCCGGAGGTGCTGGAATTCGGCGACCACCCCGACCCCAAGGTGGGGCCGGACAAGGTGCTCGTCAAAGTCCGGGCGGCGGCCGTCAACCCGGTCGACTGGAAGGCCCAGGCCGGGTACCTCGACACGATCTTCGACACCGTCTTCCCGGTCATCCCCGGCTGGGACGTCTCCGGCGTCGTCGTGCAGCCCGGGGTGTCCGTGCCCGAGTACGCGGTCGGCGACGAGGTCATGGGGTACGTGCGCGAGGACGTCCTGTCCCACGGCACCTTCGCCGAATACGTCGCCGCGCCCGTCCGCACCCTCGCGCGCAAGCCGCGCAACCTGACCTTCGAGGAGGCGGCCGCCCTCCCGCTCGCCGGGCTCACCGCCCACCAGGTGCTGCACCGGGCGCTCCGCGTCCGGTCGGGCGACACCGTCCTGGTCCACGCCGCGTCCGGCGCCGTCGGCTCCATGGCCGTCCAGATCGCCCGCCACCTCGGCGCCCGCGTCATCGGCGCCGCCCGCGAGCACGCCCAGGACCGGGTCCGCGAACTCGGCGCGGAGCCGGTGCCCTACGGCGACGGCTTCCTCCACCGGGTCCGGGAACTGGCCCCGCACGGCGTCGACGCCGCCTTCGACACGGTCGGCGGCCAGGTGCTGAAGGACTCGGCCCACCTCCTCGCCCCCGAGGGCCGCCTCGCCTCCATCGCGGACGGCGAGGTCGTCGGCCTGGGCGGGCACTACTACTGGGTACGCCCCGACACGGACGACCTGACGGCACTCGCCGAACTGGTCGAACAGGGCGCCCTCACCGTACGGGTCGCCAGGACGTTCCCCCTGGACCGGGCCGCCGACGCCCAGCGCGCCAACCAGGAGGGCGGCCTGCACGGCAAGGTCGTCGTCACCGTGGACTGGCCCGACCACTGA
- a CDS encoding DUF202 domain-containing protein, whose product MAGGAVEARDPGLQPERTRLAWRRTTLSATVAAVLAARQAVHDDVTAAGLVGAALSLLVWLVFLGVAHRRMRALVAARPGALRPRGAVVAAGCAVALAAFAVAVVV is encoded by the coding sequence ATGGCGGGCGGTGCCGTGGAGGCGCGTGATCCCGGGTTGCAGCCGGAGCGGACGCGGCTGGCGTGGCGGCGGACGACGCTGTCGGCGACCGTGGCCGCGGTGCTGGCCGCCCGGCAGGCCGTGCACGACGACGTCACGGCGGCCGGGCTGGTGGGCGCGGCGCTGTCGCTGCTGGTGTGGCTGGTGTTCCTCGGGGTGGCGCACCGGCGGATGCGGGCGCTGGTCGCGGCGCGCCCGGGGGCGCTGAGGCCGCGGGGGGCGGTCGTGGCGGCGGGCTGCGCGGTGGCGCTGGCCGCGTTCGCGGTGGCCGTGGTGGTGTGA
- a CDS encoding YidH family protein, whose translation MSGFVRGLRLWFAPQRVREEGETPDYRFSLANERTFLAWIRTALALVGGGFAVDQFLPDLRWGVRVGMAFALLAAGALCALRAVNHWVRCERAMRRGEDLPVSRFPTLLGLAVGLVAGAMVVVVLFGWSG comes from the coding sequence GTGAGCGGATTCGTGCGGGGCCTGCGGCTGTGGTTCGCGCCGCAGCGGGTCCGGGAGGAGGGCGAGACGCCCGACTACCGGTTCTCCCTCGCCAACGAGCGCACGTTCCTCGCCTGGATCCGTACCGCGCTGGCGCTCGTCGGCGGGGGTTTCGCGGTGGACCAGTTCCTGCCGGACCTGCGCTGGGGCGTCCGGGTGGGGATGGCGTTCGCGCTGCTCGCCGCGGGGGCGTTGTGCGCGCTGCGGGCGGTGAACCACTGGGTGCGGTGCGAGCGGGCCATGCGGCGGGGCGAGGACCTGCCGGTGAGCCGGTTCCCGACGCTGCTGGGTCTCGCGGTGGGCCTGGTGGCCGGTGCGATGGTGGTGGTCGTCCTCTTCGGGTGGAGCGGCTGA
- a CDS encoding NUDIX hydrolase, which produces MTAAEEILDVVDEHDEVVGRLPRGEVYARGLRHRCVFVLVRDADDRVFVHRRTATKLVFPSLYDMFVGGVVGAGESYDEAALREAEEELGVRGLPHPTPLFRFLYEDGGGRGSWWSAVYEVRCALPVDPQAEEVAWHGFLPEEEVRARLGEWEWVPDGLAAYERLRAHRAGRLIM; this is translated from the coding sequence ATGACTGCTGCCGAGGAGATCCTGGACGTCGTCGACGAGCACGACGAGGTGGTGGGGCGGCTGCCGCGCGGTGAGGTGTACGCGCGGGGCCTGCGTCACCGGTGCGTGTTCGTCCTCGTGCGGGACGCCGACGACCGGGTGTTCGTGCACCGCCGCACCGCGACGAAGCTGGTCTTCCCGTCCCTGTACGACATGTTCGTGGGCGGTGTCGTGGGGGCCGGCGAGAGCTACGACGAGGCGGCGCTGCGCGAGGCGGAGGAGGAGCTGGGGGTGCGCGGACTGCCGCACCCCACCCCGCTGTTCCGGTTCCTGTACGAGGACGGCGGCGGGCGCGGTTCGTGGTGGTCGGCGGTGTACGAGGTGCGGTGCGCGCTGCCGGTGGACCCGCAGGCGGAGGAGGTCGCGTGGCACGGGTTCCTGCCGGAGGAGGAGGTACGGGCGCGGCTGGGCGAGTGGGAGTGGGTGCCGGACGGGCTGGCGGCGTACGAAAGGCTGCGCGCGCACCGCGCCGGTAGGCTGATCATGTGA
- a CDS encoding FAD-binding dehydrogenase gives MAYDADVIVIGAGLAGLAATAELVDAGRSVILLDQEPEQSIGGQAHWSFGGLFFVDSPEQRRMRIRDSHALALQDWLGTAGFDRPEDHWPRRWAEAYVDFAAGEKRDWLHRQGVRFFPVVGWAERGGYGATGHGNSVPRFHITWGTGPGLVAPFERRVRAGVTKGLARLAFRHRVTGLGRTAGTVDTVSGEILEPSGAARGTASSRQVTGAFEYRAQAVIVTSGGIGGNHDLVRAQWPERLGTPPEKMLSGVPAHVDGLMLGITEAAGAHHINRDRMWHYTEGIENWNPIWARHGIRILPGPSSLWLDARGRRLPVPLFPGFDTLGTLDHIMKSGHGHTWFVLNRRIIGKEFTLSGSEQNPDLTGKSVRGVLDRARADVPGPVKAFMDHGADFVIEKDLTSLVRGMNALTKEPLLDEAAVRREIVARDREIANPFTKDSQVTAIRGARKYLGDKLIRTVAPHRILDPAAGPLVAVRLNILTRKSLGGLETDLSSRVLTAGGTPLPGVYAAGEAAGFGGGGVHGYRALEGTFLGGCLFSGRTAGRAAAEATG, from the coding sequence ATGGCGTACGACGCTGATGTGATCGTGATCGGGGCGGGCCTCGCCGGCCTGGCCGCCACCGCCGAACTCGTCGACGCCGGGCGCAGCGTCATCCTGCTGGACCAGGAGCCGGAGCAGTCCATCGGCGGCCAGGCGCACTGGTCCTTCGGCGGCCTGTTCTTCGTCGACTCGCCCGAACAGCGCCGGATGCGCATCCGCGACAGCCACGCCCTCGCCCTCCAGGACTGGCTCGGCACCGCCGGGTTCGACCGCCCCGAGGACCACTGGCCGCGCCGGTGGGCCGAGGCGTACGTCGACTTCGCGGCGGGCGAGAAGCGGGACTGGCTGCACCGGCAGGGCGTCCGCTTCTTCCCCGTCGTCGGCTGGGCCGAACGCGGCGGCTACGGCGCCACCGGCCACGGCAACTCGGTGCCGCGCTTCCACATCACCTGGGGCACCGGCCCCGGCCTGGTCGCCCCCTTCGAGCGGCGCGTGCGCGCGGGCGTCACCAAGGGCCTCGCACGCCTGGCGTTCCGGCACCGCGTCACCGGCCTCGGCCGTACCGCGGGCACCGTCGACACCGTGAGCGGCGAGATCCTGGAGCCGTCCGGCGCCGCGCGCGGCACGGCCAGCAGCCGGCAGGTCACCGGCGCCTTCGAGTACCGGGCCCAGGCCGTGATCGTCACCTCCGGCGGCATCGGCGGCAACCACGACCTCGTCCGCGCCCAGTGGCCCGAGCGCCTCGGCACACCGCCCGAGAAGATGCTCTCCGGGGTGCCCGCCCACGTCGACGGGCTGATGCTCGGCATCACGGAGGCGGCCGGCGCCCACCACATCAACCGCGACCGGATGTGGCACTACACCGAGGGCATCGAGAACTGGAACCCCATCTGGGCGCGGCACGGCATCCGCATCCTGCCCGGCCCGTCCTCCCTCTGGCTCGACGCGCGCGGCCGCCGGCTGCCCGTCCCGCTCTTCCCGGGCTTCGACACCCTCGGCACCCTCGACCACATCATGAAGTCCGGCCACGGCCACACCTGGTTCGTCCTCAACCGGCGCATCATCGGCAAGGAGTTCACCCTCTCCGGCTCCGAACAGAACCCGGACCTCACCGGCAAGTCCGTACGCGGCGTCCTCGACCGCGCCCGCGCCGACGTCCCCGGCCCGGTCAAGGCGTTCATGGACCACGGCGCCGACTTCGTCATCGAGAAGGACCTGACGTCCCTGGTGCGCGGCATGAACGCGCTCACCAAGGAGCCCCTCCTCGACGAGGCGGCCGTACGCCGCGAGATCGTCGCCCGCGACCGGGAGATCGCCAACCCCTTCACCAAGGACAGCCAGGTCACGGCGATCCGCGGCGCCCGCAAGTACCTGGGCGACAAGCTGATCCGCACGGTCGCCCCGCACCGGATCCTCGACCCCGCGGCGGGCCCGCTGGTCGCCGTCCGCCTCAACATCCTCACCCGTAAGTCGCTCGGCGGCCTGGAGACCGACCTGTCGTCCCGGGTCCTCACCGCCGGCGGCACCCCGCTGCCCGGGGTGTACGCGGCGGGCGAGGCGGCCGGGTTCGGCGGCGGCGGCGTCCACGGCTACCGTGCGCTGGAGGGCACCTTCCTCGGCGGCTGCCTCTTCTCCGGCCGCACGGCCGGCCGGGCCGCGGCGGAGGCGACCGGCTGA
- a CDS encoding DoxX family protein: MLGTLMLIAVPTLLFRLLGAVGVRRFVTWRVSVVHGLAVMLVFTASAHFVPSGLGPMPGHHDLVAMVPPFVPFPRLVVYATGVLELLGAAGLVLEATRRAAGLGLAVLFVLMLPANIYAAVEGVSVNGKPATPLWFRIPEQVLFIGVALWAYLPGRNRRVTGPDAAYAPAPGTRA, encoded by the coding sequence ATGCTGGGCACCCTCATGCTCATCGCCGTTCCCACCCTGCTGTTCCGGCTCCTCGGCGCCGTCGGCGTCCGGCGGTTCGTTACCTGGCGGGTGTCCGTCGTGCACGGCCTCGCGGTCATGCTGGTGTTCACGGCGAGCGCGCACTTCGTCCCGTCCGGCCTCGGCCCCATGCCCGGCCACCACGATCTGGTCGCGATGGTCCCGCCGTTCGTGCCGTTCCCCCGCCTGGTGGTCTACGCGACGGGCGTCCTGGAACTCCTGGGCGCCGCCGGGCTCGTCCTGGAGGCCACCCGGCGGGCGGCGGGACTCGGCCTCGCGGTGCTGTTCGTCCTGATGCTGCCGGCCAACATCTACGCGGCGGTCGAGGGCGTTTCGGTCAACGGGAAGCCCGCGACGCCCCTGTGGTTCAGGATTCCCGAGCAGGTGCTCTTCATCGGCGTCGCGCTGTGGGCGTATCTCCCGGGGCGGAACCGCCGGGTCACCGGTCCGGACGCGGCGTACGCGCCGGCTCCGGGGACGCGCGCGTGA
- a CDS encoding DUF4440 domain-containing protein, whose amino-acid sequence MTGASGVEAAIAGELRLLDPAVRASRAEAARLLHPDFTEVGASGRRWTRQAMLDALPGMAPAPALPADGPPVEVSGMTGVQLAPDVVHLTYETAGGGHRVRRSSLWRRDPAGRAGGGDWRLYYHQGTPVPEGMV is encoded by the coding sequence ATGACCGGCGCCTCCGGCGTGGAGGCGGCGATCGCGGGCGAACTGCGGCTCCTTGACCCGGCCGTACGGGCCTCCCGGGCGGAGGCGGCCCGCCTCCTGCACCCGGACTTCACGGAGGTCGGCGCCTCGGGGCGGCGGTGGACCAGGCAGGCGATGCTGGACGCGCTGCCGGGCATGGCACCCGCCCCGGCTCTCCCGGCGGACGGCCCGCCCGTGGAGGTGTCCGGCATGACGGGCGTGCAGCTCGCCCCGGACGTGGTCCACCTGACGTACGAGACGGCCGGCGGTGGCCACCGGGTGCGCCGCAGCTCGCTGTGGCGCCGCGACCCGGCCGGGCGCGCCGGGGGCGGGGACTGGCGGCTGTACTACCACCAGGGGACGCCGGTGCCGGAGGGCATGGTCTAG
- a CDS encoding ASCH domain-containing protein: MTHPETHPATHPEQLKPYLLAFPGPLRDQLVAAVLSGEKVSTTGLLAEYEAEDEELPEIGERSALIDSDGREVAVLEVTEVRVLPLGDVDLRHALDEGEGYASVADWRAGHETFWHGDEMREALGDPDFTVDDTTMVVAERFRVVEVRA; the protein is encoded by the coding sequence ATGACGCACCCCGAGACGCACCCCGCCACGCATCCCGAGCAACTCAAGCCCTATCTGCTGGCGTTCCCCGGCCCGTTGCGCGACCAACTGGTGGCCGCGGTCCTGTCCGGCGAGAAGGTGTCGACGACCGGCCTGCTCGCCGAGTACGAGGCGGAGGACGAGGAACTGCCGGAGATCGGCGAGCGGTCGGCCCTGATCGACTCCGACGGCCGCGAGGTGGCGGTGCTGGAGGTGACGGAGGTGCGGGTGCTGCCGCTGGGCGACGTGGACCTGCGGCACGCGCTGGACGAGGGCGAGGGGTACGCCTCGGTCGCCGACTGGCGGGCGGGCCACGAGACGTTCTGGCACGGCGACGAGATGCGCGAGGCCCTCGGCGACCCGGACTTCACGGTCGACGACACGACGATGGTCGTCGCGGAACGCTTCCGCGTGGTGGAGGTGCGGGCATGA
- a CDS encoding GntP family permease gives MTSLNVEMLAAGAAEPITSAGNAQLGIAVLAGIAVIVLLITKFKLHAFLALTIGSLALGAFAGAPLDAAIASFTTGLGSTVAGVGVLIALGAILGKLLADSGGADQIVDTILAKAGGRAMPWAMVLIASVIGLPLFFEVGIVLLIPVVLMVAQRGNYSLMRIGIPALAGLSVMHGLIPPHPGPLVAIDAIGANLGVTLALGLVVAVPTVIIAGPVFSRYAARWVDVPVPERMVPQRASETLERRPGFGVTVATVLLPVVLMLVKALVDIVVDDPENHVQRVTDVIGSPLIALLAAVLVGIFTLGRAAGCTKERISSTVETSLAPIAGVLLIVGAGGGFKQTLIDVGVGRMILDFSENWAIPALLLAWLIAVAIRLATGSATVATISAAGLVAPLAADMSTTHAALLVLAIGAGSLFFSHVNDAGFWLVKEYFGMSVGQTVKTWSVMETIISVVGIVFVLLLSLVL, from the coding sequence GTGACCAGTCTCAACGTCGAGATGCTGGCAGCGGGTGCCGCCGAGCCGATCACCTCGGCCGGCAACGCCCAGCTGGGCATCGCCGTCCTGGCGGGCATCGCCGTCATCGTCCTGCTCATCACGAAGTTCAAGCTCCACGCCTTTCTGGCGCTGACCATAGGTTCGCTCGCGCTGGGCGCCTTCGCGGGCGCCCCGCTCGACGCGGCCATCGCGTCCTTCACCACGGGGCTCGGTTCGACCGTCGCGGGTGTCGGTGTGCTCATCGCGCTCGGGGCGATCCTGGGGAAGCTGCTCGCCGACTCGGGCGGCGCGGACCAGATCGTCGACACGATCCTGGCGAAGGCGGGCGGGCGCGCCATGCCGTGGGCGATGGTACTGATCGCTTCGGTGATCGGCCTGCCGCTGTTCTTCGAGGTCGGCATCGTGCTGCTGATCCCGGTGGTGCTGATGGTCGCCCAGCGCGGCAACTACTCGCTGATGCGGATCGGCATCCCGGCGCTGGCCGGCCTGTCGGTGATGCACGGGCTCATCCCGCCGCACCCCGGCCCGCTGGTCGCGATCGACGCGATCGGCGCGAACCTGGGCGTCACGCTGGCGCTGGGGCTCGTCGTCGCCGTCCCGACGGTGATCATCGCGGGCCCGGTCTTCTCCCGGTACGCGGCCCGCTGGGTGGACGTGCCGGTGCCGGAGCGGATGGTGCCGCAGCGGGCCTCGGAGACGCTGGAGCGGCGGCCGGGCTTCGGCGTCACCGTGGCGACCGTGCTGCTGCCCGTCGTGCTGATGCTGGTCAAGGCGCTGGTGGACATCGTCGTCGACGACCCGGAGAACCACGTCCAGCGGGTCACGGACGTGATCGGCTCGCCCCTGATCGCGCTGCTCGCGGCGGTCCTCGTGGGCATCTTCACGCTGGGCCGGGCGGCCGGCTGCACCAAGGAGCGGATCTCCTCGACCGTCGAGACGTCGCTCGCGCCCATCGCGGGCGTCCTGCTGATCGTCGGCGCGGGCGGCGGTTTCAAGCAGACCCTGATCGACGTGGGCGTCGGGCGGATGATCCTGGACTTCTCCGAGAACTGGGCGATCCCGGCCCTGCTGCTGGCCTGGCTGATCGCGGTGGCGATCCGGCTGGCCACCGGTTCGGCGACCGTCGCCACCATCTCCGCGGCCGGGCTGGTCGCGCCGCTGGCGGCCGACATGTCGACCACGCACGCGGCGCTGCTGGTGCTGGCGATCGGTGCCGGCTCGCTGTTCTTCAGCCACGTCAACGACGCCGGGTTCTGGCTGGTGAAGGAGTACTTCGGGATGAGCGTCGGCCAGACGGTCAAGACCTGGTCGGTGATGGAGACGATCATCTCGGTGGTCGGGATCGTGTTCGTGCTGCTGCTGTCGCTGGTGCTGTAG
- a CDS encoding gluconokinase, which produces MQQPPVVVVMGVAGTGKTTIGPLVAERLGVPYAEGDDFHPEANIAKMSAGVPLDDDDRWPWLDAIGRWAHGRAGLGGVVSSSALKRAYRDRLRAAAPGVVFLHLTGDRTLIEERMAARKGHFMPTALLDSQFATLQPLGDDEAGAAVDVSGSPEDIADRAVTALRRSADSPS; this is translated from the coding sequence ATGCAGCAACCCCCCGTCGTCGTGGTGATGGGCGTGGCGGGCACCGGCAAGACCACCATCGGTCCGCTGGTCGCCGAGCGCCTCGGCGTGCCCTATGCCGAGGGCGACGACTTCCACCCCGAGGCGAACATCGCCAAGATGTCGGCCGGCGTCCCGCTGGACGACGACGACCGGTGGCCCTGGCTGGACGCCATCGGACGGTGGGCGCACGGGCGCGCCGGCCTCGGCGGGGTGGTGAGCAGCTCGGCGCTGAAGCGAGCGTACCGCGACCGGCTGCGGGCGGCCGCGCCCGGGGTGGTCTTCCTGCACCTGACCGGCGACCGGACGCTGATCGAGGAGCGGATGGCCGCCCGCAAGGGGCACTTCATGCCCACCGCGCTGCTCGATTCGCAGTTCGCGACCCTCCAGCCGCTGGGCGACGACGAGGCCGGTGCGGCCGTCGACGTCTCCGGCTCCCCCGAGGACATCGCCGACCGGGCCGTCACCGCGCTGCGCCGGTCCGCCGACTCCCCCTCCTGA
- a CDS encoding FadR/GntR family transcriptional regulator: MTTQAQGLHTQVLDTLGLAITAGEYAPGSVLRTDELAQRFEVSRTVIREVVRVLESMHLVESRRRVGVTVRATEQWNVYDPRVIRWRLAGADRPRQLRSLTVLRSAVEPVAAGLAAAHATPEQCRELTEQALGMVATSRGGQLDAYLVHDIAFHRVVLNASGNEMFARLGDVVAEVLAGRTHHHVMFEDPDPAAVTLHVRVAEAVRARDAARAEELTREIAMGALRELDVLAP; the protein is encoded by the coding sequence ATGACGACGCAGGCCCAGGGGCTCCATACGCAGGTGCTGGACACCCTGGGCCTTGCCATCACGGCGGGGGAGTACGCGCCGGGCAGCGTGTTGCGCACCGACGAGCTCGCCCAGCGGTTCGAAGTGTCACGCACGGTGATCCGCGAGGTCGTCCGCGTCCTGGAATCGATGCACCTCGTCGAGTCACGTCGCCGCGTCGGCGTGACCGTACGCGCCACCGAGCAGTGGAACGTGTACGACCCGCGCGTCATCCGCTGGCGGCTGGCGGGCGCCGACCGGCCCCGTCAGCTCCGCTCGCTGACCGTGCTGCGCTCGGCGGTCGAACCGGTCGCCGCCGGCCTCGCCGCCGCCCACGCCACCCCCGAGCAGTGCCGGGAGCTGACCGAGCAGGCGCTCGGGATGGTCGCCACCTCGCGCGGCGGGCAGCTGGACGCGTACCTCGTGCACGACATCGCCTTCCACCGGGTCGTGCTGAACGCCTCCGGCAACGAGATGTTCGCCCGCCTCGGGGACGTGGTCGCGGAGGTCCTCGCCGGCCGCACCCACCACCACGTGATGTTCGAGGACCCCGACCCGGCGGCCGTCACGCTGCACGTCCGGGTCGCCGAGGCCGTACGGGCGCGGGACGCCGCCCGCGCCGAGGAGCTGACCAGGGAGATCGCCATGGGCGCCCTCCGAGAGCTGGACGTCCTCGCGCCGTAG
- a CDS encoding amino acid permease: protein MSDRTMPAADTQSPGSPAATGAPHIDAGDAGYSKDLKSRHVNMIAIGGAIGTGLFLGAGGRLAGAGPSLAIAYAVCGVFAFFVVRALGELVLYRPSSGAFVSYAREFMGEKGAYTAGWLYFLNWSTTAIADITAAAVFAHYWSLFSDVPQWVLAMIALAVVLTANLISVKYFGEMEFWFAIIKVAALVIFMCVGIFLVVTSHEVGGHTPGLSTITDSGGIFPMGMLPMLMVVQGVVFAYASVELVGVAAGETENPEKIMPKAINSIMWRVGLFYVGSVVLLSLLLPYTAFSGDQSPFVTVFDKLGIPGTAGIMNLVVLTAALSSLNSGLYSTGRILRSMAMAGSAPKFTARMNKGQVPYGGILLTAGFGVLGVGLNYVMPGEAFEIVLNLASIGILGTWGMIMLCSLLFWSRSKEGRVTRPSYKLPWAPYTQIVTLVFLATVLFLMWYGGGVGRYTVNCLPVIALLLVGGWFAVRKRVATLAASRPQD from the coding sequence ATGAGTGACCGCACCATGCCTGCGGCCGACACCCAGAGCCCCGGTTCCCCGGCGGCGACGGGCGCCCCCCACATCGACGCCGGTGACGCCGGTTACAGCAAGGACCTCAAGTCCCGCCACGTCAACATGATCGCCATCGGTGGCGCCATCGGGACCGGCCTCTTCCTTGGCGCCGGCGGCCGCCTCGCGGGCGCGGGCCCGTCCCTCGCCATCGCGTACGCCGTCTGCGGCGTCTTCGCCTTCTTCGTCGTCCGGGCCCTCGGTGAGCTGGTGCTCTACCGTCCCTCCTCCGGAGCCTTCGTCTCGTACGCCCGTGAGTTCATGGGCGAGAAGGGCGCCTACACGGCCGGCTGGCTCTACTTCCTCAACTGGTCGACCACCGCCATCGCCGACATCACCGCGGCCGCGGTCTTCGCCCACTACTGGTCGCTCTTCAGCGACGTCCCGCAGTGGGTGCTCGCCATGATCGCCCTCGCCGTCGTCCTCACGGCGAACCTGATCTCGGTGAAGTACTTCGGCGAGATGGAGTTCTGGTTCGCGATCATCAAGGTCGCCGCACTGGTGATCTTCATGTGCGTCGGCATCTTCCTCGTCGTCACCTCCCACGAGGTAGGCGGCCACACCCCGGGCCTGTCCACCATCACCGACAGCGGCGGCATCTTCCCCATGGGCATGCTGCCCATGCTGATGGTCGTCCAGGGCGTCGTCTTCGCCTACGCCTCCGTCGAGCTGGTCGGCGTCGCCGCCGGTGAGACCGAGAACCCCGAGAAGATCATGCCGAAGGCGATCAACTCGATCATGTGGCGCGTGGGCCTCTTCTACGTCGGTTCCGTCGTCCTGCTCTCGCTGCTGCTGCCGTACACCGCCTTCTCCGGCGACCAGAGCCCCTTCGTCACCGTCTTCGACAAGCTCGGCATCCCGGGCACGGCCGGCATCATGAACCTGGTCGTCCTCACCGCCGCGCTCTCCAGCCTGAACTCCGGCCTGTACTCCACCGGCCGCATCCTGCGCTCGATGGCGATGGCGGGCTCCGCGCCCAAGTTCACCGCCCGCATGAACAAGGGCCAGGTCCCCTACGGCGGCATCCTGCTCACCGCCGGCTTCGGCGTCCTCGGCGTCGGCCTGAACTACGTCATGCCCGGCGAGGCCTTCGAGATCGTGCTGAACCTCGCCTCCATCGGCATCCTCGGCACCTGGGGCATGATCATGCTCTGCTCGCTGCTGTTCTGGTCCCGCTCCAAGGAGGGCAGGGTCACCCGCCCCTCCTACAAGCTCCCCTGGGCCCCGTACACGCAGATCGTGACGCTGGTCTTCCTCGCCACCGTCCTGTTCCTGATGTGGTACGGCGGCGGAGTCGGCCGGTACACCGTGAACTGCCTGCCGGTCATCGCGCTCCTGCTCGTCGGCGGCTGGTTCGCCGTCCGCAAGCGGGTCGCCACCCTGGCCGCCTCACGGCCGCAGGACTGA
- a CDS encoding S-(hydroxymethyl)mycothiol dehydrogenase, producing MAQQVNGVIAPGKNEPVRVETIIVPDPGPGEAVVQIQACGVCHTDLHYKQGGINDDFPFLLGHEAAGVVESVGAGVTDVAPGDFVVLNWRAVCGTCRACERGRPWYCFATHNARQKMTLTDGTELSAALGIGAFAEKTLVAAGQCTKVDPSVAPAVAGLLGCGVMAGIGAAINTGQVGRGDSVAVIGCGGVGDAAIVGSRLAGAARIIAVDIDDRKLETARTMGATHTVNSRTTDPVEAIRELTGGFGADVVIEAVGRPETYQQAFYARDLAGTVVLVGVPTPEMTLELPLLDVFGRGGALKSSWYGDCLPSRDFPMLIDLHQQGRIDLAAFVTETIGLGDVEKAFARMHEGDVLRSVVVF from the coding sequence ATGGCGCAGCAGGTCAACGGGGTCATTGCCCCGGGGAAGAACGAGCCCGTGCGGGTGGAGACGATCATCGTCCCCGACCCCGGCCCCGGTGAGGCCGTCGTACAGATCCAGGCCTGCGGGGTGTGCCACACCGACCTGCACTACAAACAGGGCGGGATCAACGACGACTTCCCCTTCCTCCTCGGTCACGAGGCGGCGGGCGTCGTCGAGTCGGTCGGCGCCGGCGTCACCGACGTCGCGCCCGGCGACTTCGTCGTCCTCAACTGGCGTGCCGTGTGCGGCACCTGCCGGGCCTGCGAGCGCGGCAGGCCCTGGTACTGCTTCGCCACCCACAACGCCCGCCAGAAGATGACGCTGACCGACGGGACGGAACTCTCGGCGGCGCTCGGCATCGGGGCGTTCGCCGAGAAGACGCTGGTCGCGGCCGGCCAGTGCACCAAGGTCGACCCGTCGGTCGCCCCCGCCGTCGCCGGCCTGCTCGGCTGCGGCGTCATGGCCGGCATCGGCGCGGCGATCAATACCGGCCAGGTCGGCCGGGGCGACTCCGTCGCCGTCATCGGCTGCGGCGGCGTCGGCGACGCGGCGATCGTCGGCTCCCGCCTCGCGGGCGCCGCGCGCATCATCGCCGTCGACATCGACGACCGGAAACTGGAGACCGCCCGGACCATGGGCGCCACCCACACCGTCAACTCCCGCACCACCGACCCCGTCGAAGCGATCCGCGAACTCACCGGCGGCTTCGGCGCCGACGTCGTCATCGAGGCCGTCGGCCGCCCCGAGACCTACCAGCAGGCGTTCTACGCCCGCGACCTCGCCGGCACGGTCGTCCTCGTCGGCGTACCCACCCCCGAGATGACACTCGAACTCCCGCTGCTCGACGTCTTCGGGCGCGGCGGCGCGCTCAAGTCGTCCTGGTACGGCGACTGCCTGCCGTCCCGCGACTTCCCCATGCTCATCGACCTGCACCAGCAGGGCCGCATCGACCTGGCGGCCTTCGTCACCGAGACCATCGGACTCGGCGACGTCGAGAAGGCCTTCGCCCGCATGCACGAGGGCGACGTGCTGCGCTCGGTGGTGGTCTTCTGA